The following coding sequences are from one Ornithodoros turicata isolate Travis chromosome 1, ASM3712646v1, whole genome shotgun sequence window:
- the LOC135388704 gene encoding alpha-(1,3)-fucosyltransferase C-like: MARSPRWAPRILVLVAVAAIALYIYGTVHHSGGLPHHGTQMLYGHMPWYSRASSTNFSNIPRTSTTDMPRILLWTPFFRSRLLGLSSQDEIEIPECSRRCHVTYNRDLLSSSDAVVFHVRDMSLRDMPALRSPAQKWVFWCMEAPPNTDGVDLDSMKSVFNWTMTYRADSDVPVAYGSLERREKGKEIASSSKRIWEQKNKTAVWVVSNCAAHSGREAFIKELQRYIHIDVYGRCGTHKCPVDSYDACFRKFESEYYFWLALENSLCRDYVTEKLFSALQRVIVPVALGAVNYSAVAAPHSVIDASAFEGPKELADYMENVKSDFRLYQGYLEWKDRYDVVGWNETFCSLCEKLYSAHFRTKSAVEDLSSWWIRDSGCYEWNDEHWRARRRKDIV; encoded by the coding sequence ATGGCACGAAGTCCACGATGGGCACCGCGGATACTTGTACTCGTAGCAGTGGCCGCAATAGCGCTGTACATCTACGGGACTGTGCACCATTCTGGAGGCCTCCCACATCATGGTACGCAAATGCTGTACGGACACATGCCGTGGTACAGCCGGGCGTCTTCCACCAACTTCAGCAACATCCCACGGACATCCACAACGGACATGCCCCGTATCTTGCTGTGGACACCATTCTTCAGATCGCGTCTGCTGGGGCTTTCTTCGCAGGACGAGATTGAAATTCCGGAGTGCAGTCGCCGCTGTCACGTCACTTACAACAGAGACCTTCTCTCTTCCAGCGACGCCGTAGTGTTTCACGTCAGAGACATGAGCCTAAGGGACATGCCCGCACTTCGTTCGCCTGCACAGAAGTGGGTGTTTTGGTGTATGGAAGCGCCGCCCAATACTGATGGCGTCGACCTCGACAGCATGAAATCAGTGTTCAACTGGACTATGACCTATCGAGCTGATTCGGACGTTCCTGTCGCATATGGATCGCTAGAGAGAAGAGAGAAGGGTAAAGAAATAGCATCGAGCAGTAAGAGAATATGGGAACAAAAGAATAAGACTGCAGTCTGGGTGGTCAGTAATTGTGCCGCGCACAGCGGACGAGAAGCTTTCATAAAAGAACTGCAGCGTTACATTCACATCGACGTCTACGGACGATGTGGGACTCACAAATGCCCCGTAGATTCCTACGATGCTTGTTTCCGTAAGTTTGAGTCTGAGTACTACTTCTGGCTCGCCTTAGAAAACTCACTGTGCCGCGACTACGTGACGGAAAAATTGTTTTCCGCTCTCCAGCGCGTCATCGTACCCGTTGCCCTGGGCGCTGTTAACTACAGTGCCGTAGCAGCACCGCATTCCGTGATTGACGCGTCTGCCTTCGAGGGACCGAAAGAGTTAGCTGATTATATGGAAAACGTGAAAAGTGATTTCCGATTGTATCAAGGGTACCTCGAGTGGAAGGACAGGTACGATGTCGTCGGCTGGAACGAAACATTCTGTTCTCTGTGCGAAAAATTGTATAGTGCACACTTTAGAACTAAGTCTGCAGTCGAAGACTTGTCGTCATGGTGGATCAGAGACTCGGGGTGTTATGAGTGGAACGACGAACACTGGAGAGCTCGGAGAAGGAAAGACATCGTTTGA
- the LOC135372382 gene encoding membrane metallo-endopeptidase-like 1 — translation MPSAETPMVQNPNGPVVEFAWSTLSAALSWIGATVLGLTAGTIVVTSLAYFKGHYNDVQRKNSSERLHFQLCYTKSCQHAAEALATTLSFNVNPCHDFFAFVCDRYNEHIPDAFTGGRNSILSYAIALLFVPPAAEGRQLSSIEKAATLFRSCMRLFSSNNQDFRYVLSNMMDDMHVSLDLPPATFDPFESIVRLGLEYNIPVFVSIAVGNNLDRRKGRTMQISHSSKELEWYAKRKKNRRQARKVYHECYKAYFKGTYDQTSLGIKAGVFARYIDQAEEDASNIAWNVPLRDSDRPSYQETTVGQLPEDWPVVLINLGKQYVHEKDVVFVDPKATTFIKSLRNRFDDIEMKILIAWVLLREYGVYVSPSILATLSPSRSPRDLCSARVSEVMPVAFSASYLSKVITEDAIQAAEGIVLNVRDAYIASLINTSSLDDEPKAAAIAKLKAMEFYSAYPKGLIDVQQLDAYYEGYTPEEREPFFDAWLRGAKALQVKKMSAINTGAVFPVYESKVFYVVHSNRLVALAPALRPTLFIRDGPASFNYGGLGALAGREIMYGYDLNGSTYDAFGNKHNWWSPPARDHYLKQAQCVRLSADTLTEGSVKLGSEAGDVLLADLVGLQMAARAFQAVAGGKDPVLPTLPFSPMQLFFLAHCYKWCDGHDETDGLRHRERCNVAVTNMAEFADAFNCKLGDRLNPSERCSFF, via the exons ATGCCTTCTGCAGAGACCCCAATGGTCCAA AACCCGAACGGCCCTGTTGTGGAGTTTGCATGGTCAACCCTTTCAGCGGCTTTAAGCTGGATTGGAGCCACCGTGCTTGGCCTCACGGCGGGAACCATCGTTGTCACGTCGCTGGCATATTTCAAGGGACACTACAACGACGTGCAACGCAAAAACTCCTCAGAACGCCTGCACTTCCAACTGTGCTACACGAAGAGCTGTCAACATGCGGCCGAGGCACTAGCCACTACCCTGAGTTTCAACGTGAATCCTTGCCACGACTTCTTCGCCTTCGTCTGCGACAGATACAACGAACATATTCCAGACGCCTTCACAGGTGGACGCAACAGTATCTTGAGTTACGCCATAGCTCTTCTGTTCGTGCCCCCGGCCGCCGAGGGTCGTCAACTGTCCTCCATTGAGAAAGCCGCCACTTTGTTCAGATCGTGCATGCGTCTCTTCTCATCAAACAACCAGGATTTCAGGTATGTGCTCTCCAACATGATGGACGACATGCACGTCAGTCTGGACCTTCCGCCCGCGACTTTCGATCCCTTCGAATCGATAGTACGCTTGGGATTGGAGTACAACATCCCCGTCTTCGTATCCATCGCCGTTGGAAACAACCTAGACCGGAGAAAAGGTAGAACCATGCAGATATCGCACAGCAGCAAAGAGCTGGAGTGGTACGCCAAGAGGAAGAAGAATCGCAGACAGGCACGGAAGGTATATCACGAGTGCTACAAGGCGTACTTCAAAGGCACGTACGACCAGACGTCGTTAGGCATCAAAGCCGGTGTCTTCGCGAGATATATTGATCAGGCGGAGGAAGATGCTTCTAATATcgcctggaatgtccctcttaGGGACTCAGATAGGCCGTCATACCAGGAGACGACTGTAGGACAACTTCCAGAAGACTGGCCGGTTGTACTGATAAACCTCGGAAAACAATATGTCCACGAGAAGGACGTGGTGTTCGTCGATCCAAAAGCCACTACATTTATCAAATCTTTGCGTAACCGTTTTGATGACATTGAAATGAAAATCCTCATAGCGTGGGTTTTGCTAAGAGAATACGGCGTGTATGTTAGTCCGTCTATCTTGGCGACTCTATCGCCGTCGCGATCGCCTCGAGACCTGTGCTCTGCACGAGTTTCTGAAGTAATGCCGGTGGCGTTCTCTGCGTCCTACCTTTCTAAAGTGATCACTGAAGACGCTATCCAAGCAGCGGAGGGCATTGTGCTCAACGTCAGAGACGCCTACATCGCATCGCTCATCAACACCAGCTCGCTCGATGACGAACCGAAAGCAGCCGCCATCGCAAAGTTGAAGGCCATGGAGTTCTATTCAGCGTACCCCAAGGGTCTCATCGACGTCCAGCAACTAGATGCGTATTACGAAGGATACACACCGGAGGAACGGGAGCCATTCTTTGACGCCTGGCTGCGAGGGGCTAAAGCGCTCCAAGTAAAGAAAATGAGCGCCATCAACACCGGGGCTGTGTTTCCTGTGTATGAATCAAAAGTATTCTACGTGGTTCACAGCAATCGGTTGGTAGCTTTGGCACCCGCTCTTCGACCGACGCTCTTTATACGAGACGGTCCGGCGTCGTTCAACTACGGTGGGTTAGGAGCGCTAGCCGGACGCGAGATCATGTACGGGTACGACTTGAACGGCAGCACGTACGACGCGTTCGGAAATAAGCACAACTGGTGGTCACCACCTGCGAGGGACCACTACTTGAAGCAAGCGCAGTGCGTGAGGCTGTCGGCTGACACCCTGACCGAAGGAAGCGTGAAGTTGGGCAGCGAGGCAGGTGATGTACTCCTCGCTGACTTAGTGGGTCTGCAAATGGCGGCCAGAGCCTTTCAAGCTGTCGCTGGAGGAAAGGATCCCGTGCTCCCAACACTTCCATTCTCTCCGATGCAGCTATTTTTCCTCGCTCACTGCTACAAATGGTGCGACGGGCATGACGAAACGGACGGCCTTCGCCATAGGGAACGATGCAACGTTGCCGTCACCAATATGGCGGAATTTGCGGACGCTTTCAATTGTAAACTCGGCGACCGTTTAAACCCCTCTGAGAGGTGTTCCTTCTTCTGA